One Gemmatimonas sp. DNA window includes the following coding sequences:
- a CDS encoding patatin-like phospholipase family protein, whose translation MTSLLTLRAGPAALAHLRAHGGLRGDQIDIVPGASGGAKWIGIGGLDRYLFGHLLPQPRTRPLHLIGSSIGSWRMACLAQRDPVAALARGHEAYIYRQRYSPKPGAPEVSEVLMRALDDLLGPEGVHEILSHPTFRVHVITAESRGLASSQRRPVLATAMALAAAANVVTRRSLAWQMTRTIFHSAGNDSPFLHLRDLPTVHRTLTPENLRAALLASGSIPLLMEGVRIPGAPGLHWDGGVTDYHLDLDYGPGPGLVLYAHFYDHVVPGWFDKSLPWRRAGAVNFSRTLLIAPSPAFVASLPGTRIPDRRDFFECTEAERMTRWQAILDASTALGDELHELIETGRLVDAIIPWA comes from the coding sequence ATGACCTCCCTGCTCACCCTCCGCGCCGGCCCCGCTGCGCTCGCCCATCTCCGCGCGCATGGCGGTCTTCGCGGCGACCAGATCGACATCGTTCCGGGTGCGTCGGGAGGCGCCAAATGGATCGGGATCGGCGGACTCGATCGCTACCTCTTCGGGCACCTGCTACCACAGCCACGAACTCGCCCGCTGCACCTCATCGGCTCGTCGATCGGCAGCTGGCGCATGGCGTGCCTCGCCCAACGCGATCCGGTCGCCGCCCTCGCTCGCGGACACGAGGCGTACATCTACCGCCAGCGCTATTCGCCGAAGCCCGGCGCGCCGGAGGTGAGCGAGGTCCTTATGCGCGCCCTCGACGATCTGCTTGGTCCCGAGGGCGTGCACGAAATCCTGTCGCACCCGACGTTTCGCGTGCATGTGATCACGGCCGAGTCGCGCGGCCTCGCGTCGAGCCAGCGACGGCCCGTGCTGGCCACGGCCATGGCCCTCGCCGCCGCCGCCAACGTCGTGACGCGGCGTTCGCTCGCCTGGCAGATGACACGCACGATCTTTCACTCGGCTGGCAACGACTCACCGTTTCTGCATCTGCGCGATTTGCCGACGGTGCATCGCACGCTCACGCCGGAGAATCTGCGCGCGGCCCTGCTCGCCTCGGGGTCGATTCCGCTGCTCATGGAAGGCGTGCGCATTCCCGGTGCCCCCGGCCTGCACTGGGACGGCGGCGTGACCGACTACCACCTGGACCTCGACTACGGGCCCGGTCCCGGCCTCGTGCTCTATGCGCACTTTTATGATCATGTCGTGCCGGGCTGGTTCGACAAATCGCTGCCGTGGCGACGCGCGGGTGCGGTGAATTTCTCGCGCACGCTGTTGATCGCGCCATCGCCGGCATTCGTCGCCTCACTCCCCGGCACACGCATTCCCGATCGGCGTGATTTCTTCGAGTGCACCGAAGCCGAACGGATGACGCGGTGGCAAGCGATCCTCGATGCCAGCACCGCGCTCGGCGATGAACTGCATGAGCTCATCGAGACCGGGCGACTGGTCGATGCAATCATCCCGTGGGCGTAG
- a CDS encoding matrixin family metalloprotease, producing the protein MKTAETLLACCVVGLACFIGGQSVGVRPSAMRSEAAGAIDERAPRTGRGLRIAVDSGSIVPRALLHGEEFLVPSSLLVRPDRPSISADEMRRRLAPGISGTYMNALLRSRDSALTRWPDRTTRPLRVFIRDGEDIEGWKSDYLPVVRDAFDTWVQAGIPVRFTFVIDSASADVHVRFTSSFANGISGKTIWSRDAAYWLVSSDIQLAVSHPGGGYVTPPQMRAIALHEVGHLLGLDHAESSDDIMSARVRVRELSETDRATVRLLYTVPAGSLK; encoded by the coding sequence ATGAAGACCGCGGAAACGCTGCTCGCCTGCTGTGTGGTCGGATTGGCCTGCTTCATTGGCGGGCAGAGCGTCGGCGTGCGCCCATCTGCCATGCGCAGCGAGGCCGCCGGCGCGATCGATGAACGCGCCCCTCGTACGGGTCGCGGCCTGCGCATCGCCGTCGACAGCGGTTCGATCGTGCCGCGCGCGCTGCTGCACGGCGAGGAGTTTCTGGTGCCGTCGTCGCTGCTCGTGCGCCCGGATCGCCCGTCGATCTCGGCCGACGAAATGCGCCGTCGCCTCGCGCCCGGCATCAGCGGCACGTACATGAACGCGCTGTTGCGCTCCCGCGATTCGGCGCTCACCCGCTGGCCCGACCGCACCACCCGGCCGCTGCGTGTGTTCATACGCGACGGCGAGGACATCGAGGGCTGGAAGTCGGACTATCTCCCGGTGGTACGCGATGCGTTCGACACGTGGGTGCAGGCCGGTATTCCCGTGCGCTTCACCTTCGTGATCGACTCGGCGAGTGCCGATGTGCACGTGCGCTTCACCAGCTCGTTCGCCAACGGCATCAGCGGCAAGACGATCTGGAGCCGCGATGCCGCCTATTGGCTCGTGTCGAGCGACATTCAGCTGGCCGTGTCACATCCGGGCGGCGGCTACGTGACGCCCCCGCAGATGCGCGCGATTGCGTTGCACGAAGTCGGTCATCTGCTCGGCCTCGATCACGCCGAGTCGTCCGACGATATCATGTCGGCGCGCGTGCGCGTGCGTGAACTCAGCGAGACCGACCGCGCCACCGTGCGACTGCTGTATACGGTGCCCGCCGGCAGCCTGAAGTAG
- a CDS encoding protein phosphatase 2C domain-containing protein, whose protein sequence is MTSPLSEIAGLPRPKDDELDLFGITHQGRVRTSNQDHFLLCTVHPQVVVRSTSLPTIDEITLRGERLATIMLVADGVGGSVDGSEASRLATIAVTEYFASAMRCYHTVGSASEHEFTEALREAAIEAHNRVRTQAEAQFEGRRMASTLSVAIVVWPWLYVVQVGDSRCYTYHDGVLRQVTRDQTIAQEMIDRGALSPERAQNSPLNHVLSSAIGAEEALPVISRVDVGKRGTVTLVCSDGLTKHVSDAEIGDAIGRMTSAEQLCRDLLELVLERGGSDNVTLVAGRALP, encoded by the coding sequence ATGACGTCACCGCTATCCGAGATCGCCGGGCTCCCTCGTCCGAAGGACGATGAACTCGATCTCTTCGGGATCACGCATCAGGGGCGTGTCCGCACCAGCAACCAGGATCATTTCCTGCTCTGTACGGTGCACCCACAGGTGGTCGTGCGTTCGACCAGTCTCCCCACGATCGACGAGATTACACTCCGCGGAGAGCGACTCGCCACGATCATGCTGGTGGCCGACGGCGTGGGTGGAAGCGTGGACGGCAGCGAAGCGAGTCGCCTCGCCACCATCGCTGTGACCGAGTACTTCGCGTCGGCGATGCGGTGTTATCACACCGTCGGCTCAGCCAGCGAACATGAGTTCACGGAAGCGCTGCGCGAAGCGGCCATCGAGGCCCACAACCGCGTCCGTACACAGGCCGAGGCGCAGTTCGAAGGGCGCCGTATGGCCAGCACGCTCTCGGTGGCGATCGTGGTGTGGCCGTGGCTGTACGTCGTACAGGTCGGAGACAGCCGCTGCTACACGTACCATGACGGTGTGCTGCGTCAGGTCACGCGCGATCAGACTATCGCGCAGGAGATGATCGATCGCGGCGCGCTGTCACCTGAGCGCGCCCAGAACTCGCCGCTCAATCACGTGCTCTCGAGCGCGATCGGGGCTGAGGAAGCGCTGCCGGTGATTTCGCGCGTTGATGTGGGCAAGCGGGGCACGGTCACACTGGTGTGTTCGGACGGTCTCACCAAGCACGTCTCTGACGCGGAAATCGGCGACGCCATTGGGCGGATGACGTCGGCTGAGCAGCTGTGCCGTGACCTGCTGGAGCTCGTGCTGGAACGCGGCGGCAGCGACAACGTCACGCTCGTAGCGGGTCGGGCGCTGCCGTAG
- a CDS encoding aldehyde dehydrogenase family protein, translating into MATSAVPSSTATLPQGAAQYAITIPIKRRYENWIDGTFSAPVRGQYFSNPTPITGQHLCDVARSTAEDVELALDAAHRAAPAWGRTSATHRAIILNKIADRLEENLEAIAVIETIDNGKPIRETKAADLPLAVDHFRYFAGVLRAQEGSAGELDEDMVAYHFHEPLGVVAQIIPWNFPLLMAVWKLAPALAAGNAVVLKPAEQTPVAIMAFVELIADLLPAGVLNVVQGFGVEAGKPLASSPRVAKIAFTGETTTGRRTSSSPT; encoded by the coding sequence ATGGCCACGTCAGCTGTACCGAGCAGCACCGCCACTCTTCCGCAGGGCGCGGCGCAGTACGCAATCACGATCCCCATCAAGAGACGGTACGAGAACTGGATCGATGGCACGTTCTCGGCGCCCGTTCGTGGCCAGTACTTCAGCAACCCGACGCCGATCACTGGTCAGCACCTGTGCGACGTCGCCCGCTCCACCGCCGAAGACGTGGAACTCGCACTCGACGCCGCGCATCGCGCCGCGCCGGCCTGGGGACGCACGTCGGCCACGCATCGCGCCATCATCCTCAACAAGATTGCCGATCGACTTGAAGAGAACCTCGAAGCCATCGCCGTGATCGAGACCATCGACAACGGTAAGCCGATTCGCGAAACGAAGGCCGCCGACCTGCCGCTCGCCGTCGATCACTTTCGCTACTTCGCGGGTGTGCTGCGCGCCCAGGAAGGCAGCGCTGGTGAACTCGACGAGGACATGGTGGCGTATCATTTCCACGAGCCCCTCGGCGTGGTCGCGCAGATCATCCCGTGGAATTTCCCGCTGCTCATGGCGGTGTGGAAACTCGCCCCGGCGCTGGCGGCCGGAAACGCCGTGGTGCTCAAGCCCGCCGAGCAGACGCCGGTCGCCATCATGGCCTTCGTCGAACTCATCGCCGATCTGCTCCCGGCCGGTGTGCTGAACGTCGTGCAGGGCTTCGGCGTCGAAGCCGGCAAGCCACTCGCCTCAAGTCCGCGCGTGGCGAAGATCGCCTTCACCGGCGAGACCACGACCGGTCGCCGAACGTCTTCTTCGCCGACGTGA
- a CDS encoding alpha-D-glucose phosphate-specific phosphoglucomutase encodes MTVHSITTSPFADQRPGTSGLRKRTTVFQQTHYLENFVQALLDVAALPPDATLVIGGDGRYHNREATETIIRMAAGNGITHVIVGRAGLLSTPAASHLIRSGAHGGIILSASHNPGGPDGDFGIKYNTGNGGPAPESFTNAVAERARVMRAYNIADLPSFSLDALGTQQIGPLRLEVVDPVAAYVALMESLFDFDAISGLFASGFRMRFDAMHAITGPYAVEILERRLGALSGTVINRVPLPDFGGGHPDPNLTYANDLVEELFGNDAPDFGAASDGDGDRNMILGQRFFVTPSDSLAVLAANATLVPGYARGLIGVARSMPTSAAVDAVAESLGIPCFETPTGWKFFGNLLDAGRITLCGEESFGTGSDHVREKDGLWAVLFWLNIVAERGQTVEAIVREHWARFGRNYYTRYDYEGVPTEAANDVMAHLRAQFATLPGTVVASCRVRSADDFSYTDPVDGSVSENQGIRVLFDDGARIVFRLSGTGTEGATIRLYIESRETDATRLGMDTSVALAELVTAALSMSDLVGRTGRNEPTVIT; translated from the coding sequence ATGACTGTTCATTCGATCACCACGTCCCCGTTCGCCGACCAGCGACCGGGGACGTCCGGTTTACGGAAGCGGACCACCGTCTTCCAGCAAACGCACTACCTCGAGAATTTCGTGCAGGCGCTGCTCGATGTGGCCGCGCTTCCGCCCGATGCCACGTTGGTGATCGGCGGCGACGGACGGTATCACAACCGCGAAGCGACCGAAACGATCATCCGCATGGCGGCCGGCAATGGCATCACGCATGTGATCGTGGGGCGCGCCGGACTGCTCTCCACGCCGGCGGCGTCGCACCTCATTCGTTCGGGCGCGCACGGTGGCATCATTCTGTCGGCCAGTCACAATCCCGGCGGCCCCGACGGGGACTTCGGCATCAAGTACAACACCGGCAACGGTGGACCGGCGCCGGAATCGTTCACGAATGCCGTCGCCGAGCGCGCGCGCGTCATGCGTGCGTACAACATCGCCGATCTGCCGAGTTTCAGCCTCGACGCTCTCGGCACCCAGCAGATCGGGCCGTTACGACTCGAGGTCGTCGACCCGGTCGCTGCGTACGTAGCGCTGATGGAATCGCTGTTCGACTTTGACGCGATCAGCGGGCTGTTTGCGAGTGGCTTCCGCATGCGCTTCGATGCCATGCATGCGATCACCGGGCCGTACGCCGTGGAGATTCTCGAGCGGCGGCTCGGGGCGCTCTCTGGCACGGTGATCAATCGCGTACCGCTTCCCGATTTCGGCGGCGGCCACCCCGATCCGAATCTCACGTACGCGAACGACCTGGTCGAAGAACTGTTCGGTAACGACGCGCCCGACTTCGGCGCGGCGTCCGATGGCGACGGCGATCGCAACATGATTCTGGGGCAGCGTTTCTTCGTCACGCCCTCGGACTCACTGGCGGTGTTGGCGGCGAACGCCACACTGGTGCCGGGCTACGCGCGTGGTCTCATCGGCGTGGCGCGCTCGATGCCCACCAGTGCCGCTGTCGACGCGGTGGCGGAGTCGCTGGGTATTCCCTGCTTCGAAACTCCGACCGGTTGGAAGTTCTTCGGCAACCTGCTCGACGCCGGTCGCATCACGCTCTGCGGCGAAGAGAGCTTCGGCACCGGCTCCGATCACGTGCGCGAGAAAGATGGGCTCTGGGCCGTCCTCTTCTGGCTCAATATCGTGGCCGAACGCGGCCAAACGGTGGAAGCGATCGTGCGCGAACACTGGGCGCGTTTCGGTCGCAACTACTACACGCGCTACGACTACGAAGGCGTGCCCACCGAGGCCGCCAATGATGTCATGGCGCATCTGCGCGCGCAGTTCGCCACGCTGCCGGGCACGGTGGTCGCCTCATGTCGCGTGCGCAGCGCGGATGATTTCAGCTACACCGATCCCGTCGACGGCAGCGTGAGTGAGAACCAAGGCATTCGCGTGCTCTTCGACGATGGCGCCCGCATCGTGTTCCGGCTGTCGGGCACGGGCACGGAAGGCGCCACGATCCGCCTGTACATCGAGTCGCGTGAGACGGATGCGACGCGGCTTGGCATGGACACCTCGGTGGCACTCGCCGAGCTGGTGACGGCCGCCCTATCGATGAGCGATCTGGTAGGCCGAACGGGCCGTAACGAACCGACGGTCATTACGTAG
- a CDS encoding PepSY-associated TM helix domain-containing protein, whose translation MSVRLFRRFLFWTHLVIGLAAGALVFIMAVTGVLLTYQKQMTVWADLRGLDGAPPAAGLLALPADTLLSRVAASRQATPTAIVWREGANTPVEVQFGRESRVFANAYTAEELGTGSATMRGFFRQVTDWHRWLAAKGDTRDLGRAATGAANLAFLLIVLSGMWLWWPRNLTWASVRSVTWFRRGLSGKARDFNWHNVIGFWSAIPLVIVVASGVVISYPWASALVFRVAGEAPPARAAAGPAAPDRPAGAIPGALQPRLAVAKAQMPNWRTISLTLPTKPHADASFALDRGMGGEPHKRATAVITTEGQVSELQSFASQSPGRRLRSILRFAHTGEVLGVFGQTLAGLISLGSAVLVVTGITLSLRRLRAWLRRRSSPALL comes from the coding sequence ATGTCCGTGCGCCTTTTCCGCCGTTTCCTATTTTGGACCCACCTCGTGATCGGCCTCGCCGCCGGCGCCCTCGTGTTCATCATGGCCGTGACTGGCGTGCTACTTACGTACCAGAAGCAGATGACGGTCTGGGCCGATCTCCGGGGGCTGGACGGTGCACCGCCGGCGGCGGGGCTGCTGGCGCTGCCGGCCGATACGCTCCTATCCCGCGTCGCCGCCTCCCGGCAGGCGACCCCGACGGCGATCGTGTGGCGTGAGGGCGCGAACACGCCGGTGGAGGTGCAGTTCGGACGGGAGTCCCGCGTGTTCGCCAATGCCTACACGGCGGAGGAGCTCGGCACGGGGTCGGCCACGATGCGTGGCTTCTTTCGACAGGTCACCGACTGGCACCGCTGGCTGGCCGCGAAAGGCGACACGCGCGATCTGGGGCGCGCCGCGACCGGCGCCGCCAATCTGGCGTTTCTTCTGATCGTGCTGAGCGGCATGTGGCTCTGGTGGCCGCGCAACCTCACGTGGGCCTCAGTGCGCAGCGTGACGTGGTTCCGTCGAGGCCTTTCGGGCAAGGCGCGCGACTTCAATTGGCACAACGTGATCGGATTCTGGAGCGCGATCCCGCTGGTGATCGTGGTGGCGTCGGGCGTGGTGATCTCGTATCCCTGGGCCAGCGCGCTGGTGTTCCGTGTGGCGGGCGAGGCGCCGCCGGCGCGAGCCGCCGCCGGTCCAGCGGCGCCGGACCGACCGGCGGGGGCCATCCCCGGCGCGCTGCAGCCGCGATTGGCCGTCGCCAAGGCACAGATGCCCAACTGGCGCACGATCTCGCTCACGCTGCCCACCAAGCCCCACGCCGATGCCTCCTTCGCCCTCGACCGCGGCATGGGCGGCGAACCCCACAAGCGCGCGACAGCCGTGATCACGACTGAGGGTCAGGTCTCCGAGCTGCAGTCCTTCGCCAGCCAGTCCCCCGGCCGCCGCCTGCGCTCGATTTTGCGTTTCGCCCACACCGGTGAAGTGCTGGGCGTGTTCGGGCAGACCCTAGCCGGCCTCATCTCGCTCGGTAGCGCCGTGCTGGTCGTCACCGGCATCACCCTCTCCCTCCGCCGCCTCCGCGCCTGGCTGCGCCGGCGCTCCAGCCCCGCTCTGTTGTAG
- a CDS encoding alpha/beta hydrolase produces MSTLDRYLAFRRSLGSRPALEPLIVRARGLDFAVYHTPAVAGTLPLLCINGGLLFDHTLLWPALAALARHRQLIFFDQRGRGRSASPPGMQASRIEFDAGDVPALRVALGIAQWDVLGHSWGGGIAMLATAQDLEATRQLVLVNAVGVTSAWLPPLHDAGVARLTGVAQQRLAAFDTAALTSPDLDAHARYAQAFFPAWFFDQQFAGSVTPPKGTSATGAVVAARLRRDGYDWRNALRDLPTPTLVVHGAADVLPFEEAARTAAHLGHARLLPIAEAGHNPFWEAPDAFFAAVHTFLAEGPPDS; encoded by the coding sequence ATGTCCACCCTCGATCGCTATCTCGCCTTTCGCCGTTCACTCGGATCGCGTCCGGCGCTCGAGCCGCTCATCGTGCGCGCCCGCGGACTCGACTTCGCCGTGTATCACACGCCGGCCGTGGCCGGCACGTTGCCGCTGCTGTGCATCAACGGTGGTTTGTTGTTCGATCACACGCTGCTCTGGCCAGCGCTCGCCGCACTCGCCAGGCACCGACAACTCATCTTCTTCGATCAACGCGGCCGCGGCCGAAGTGCATCACCGCCGGGTATGCAGGCGTCGCGCATCGAGTTCGATGCGGGTGACGTGCCCGCGTTGCGCGTCGCGCTCGGCATTGCCCAATGGGACGTGCTCGGTCACTCGTGGGGCGGCGGCATCGCAATGCTCGCTACTGCGCAGGACCTCGAGGCCACGCGACAACTGGTGTTGGTCAACGCGGTCGGCGTGACCAGTGCGTGGCTCCCACCACTCCACGACGCCGGCGTGGCCCGACTCACGGGCGTAGCGCAACAGCGATTGGCCGCCTTCGACACCGCCGCGCTCACCAGCCCCGATCTCGACGCGCACGCCCGCTACGCGCAGGCGTTCTTCCCCGCCTGGTTTTTCGACCAGCAGTTCGCCGGTAGTGTGACGCCTCCGAAAGGCACCAGCGCCACCGGCGCGGTCGTCGCGGCACGCCTGCGCCGAGACGGCTACGACTGGCGCAATGCGCTGCGTGACCTGCCCACGCCAACGCTCGTCGTCCATGGAGCGGCGGACGTGCTGCCGTTTGAAGAAGCAGCACGCACGGCGGCGCACCTCGGCCACGCGCGTCTGCTGCCGATCGCGGAGGCGGGCCACAATCCCTTCTGGGAGGCCCCCGACGCCTTCTTCGCTGCGGTGCACACCTTCCTCGCGGAGGGACCACCAGACTCCTGA
- a CDS encoding aldehyde dehydrogenase family protein: MQQDDAFFDKALEGFAMFALNQGEVCTCPSRALVQESIYEKFMERAIDRVKRITMGHPLDPSTMIGAQASNDQLEKILSYFDIGVKEGAKVLTGGKRATHEGELAGGYFVEPTIFEGHNKMRVFQEEIFGPVVSVTSFTDMDDALAIANGCTDSAPASGRRDVNTLYRMGRGIKAGRARLLLTPGRDTWVTR, encoded by the coding sequence ATGCAGCAGGACGACGCCTTCTTCGACAAGGCGCTGGAAGGCTTCGCCATGTTCGCGCTCAATCAGGGTGAAGTGTGCACATGCCCGTCGCGCGCCCTCGTGCAGGAGTCGATCTATGAGAAGTTCATGGAGCGCGCGATCGATCGCGTGAAGCGGATCACGATGGGACACCCGCTCGATCCCAGCACGATGATCGGTGCGCAGGCGTCAAACGATCAGCTCGAGAAGATTCTCAGCTACTTCGACATCGGCGTGAAGGAAGGCGCCAAGGTGCTCACCGGTGGCAAGCGCGCCACGCACGAGGGCGAACTGGCCGGCGGCTACTTCGTGGAGCCGACCATCTTCGAAGGGCACAACAAGATGCGCGTGTTTCAGGAGGAGATCTTCGGCCCGGTCGTCTCCGTCACCTCGTTCACGGACATGGACGACGCGCTCGCCATTGCCAACGGCTGTACGGACTCGGCGCCGGCGTCTGGTCGCCGCGACGTGAACACGCTGTACCGCATGGGTCGCGGGATCAAGGCCGGACGCGCTCGGCTTCTTTTGACCCCGGGCAGAGACACGTGGGTGACCCGATGA
- a CDS encoding DUF779 domain-containing protein, which yields MMDSPVARVGVTPAAAALLHKLQAQHGPLVFHQSGGCCDGSTPMCFSRKEFRIGQRDVYLGTIADTPFYIGHQQFEYWKHTHLTIDVVPGRGAGFSLETPEGLRFLTRSRLFDDAEWAALEAAGPPLRGEQPG from the coding sequence ATGATGGATTCGCCAGTGGCACGGGTGGGTGTCACCCCGGCTGCCGCAGCCCTGCTGCACAAGCTGCAAGCCCAGCACGGACCGCTGGTGTTCCATCAGTCGGGTGGCTGCTGCGACGGCAGCACGCCCATGTGTTTTTCGCGCAAGGAGTTCCGCATCGGTCAACGGGATGTCTACCTGGGGACCATTGCGGACACGCCGTTCTACATCGGCCACCAGCAGTTCGAGTACTGGAAGCACACGCATCTCACCATCGACGTCGTGCCCGGCCGTGGTGCCGGCTTCTCGCTCGAAACGCCGGAGGGGCTGCGATTCCTTACGCGTTCGCGCCTCTTCGACGACGCCGAGTGGGCGGCGCTGGAAGCCGCCGGTCCGCCGCTACGGGGCGAACAGCCCGGCTGA